Proteins encoded within one genomic window of Ranitomeya variabilis isolate aRanVar5 chromosome 4, aRanVar5.hap1, whole genome shotgun sequence:
- the LOC143766158 gene encoding uncharacterized protein LOC143766158: MERYETLMEPSKTPKDCQRILEKAKPRFQACLAAVQDGGSDLERSEILLYLQALLILRNLQRPGVVRNMTVSEWDRRTHHLYSGNRMTIVGVKTHKCASTQVASFVLSEEEESWFEVYATYVRPALTTDRQTISNFFVTTTGKVVVNPSNALKQYHDRYKLPNITSQIVRRVCETWTMSRYSDSEKHLFA; this comes from the exons ATGGAGCG GTACGAAACACTGATGGAGCCCTCAAAGACACCGAAGGACTGCCAGAGAATACTGGAGAAGGCAAAGCCTAGATTTCAGGCGTGCCTAGCGGCTGTGCAAGATGGGGGATCCGACCTAGAACGCAGTGAAATCCTACTGTACCTCCAGGCCCTTCTAATTCTCAGAAATCTCCAAAGACCGGGCGTTGTTCGCAACATGACG GTTTCAGAGTGGGATAGGAGGACCCATCACCTGTACTCCGGCAATCGCATGACTATTGTCGGTGTGAAGACACACAAGTGTGCCTCGACTCAAGTAGCATCGTTCGTGCTTTCAGAGGAAGAGGAATCG tgGTTCGAAGTGTACGCAACATATGTAAGACCTGCCCTTACCACTGACCGACAGACCATCTCAAACTTTTTTGTGACAACTACCGGGAAGGTCGTTGTTAATCCATCCAATGCCCTCAAACAGTACCACGACCG TTACAAACTACCAAACATCACCAGCCAGATCGTACGACGTGTATGTGAGACATGGACTATGTCACGATACTCCGATTCCGAAAAGCACCTGTTCGCCTGA